One Cytophagia bacterium CHB2 DNA window includes the following coding sequences:
- a CDS encoding type II toxin-antitoxin system HicB family antitoxin has translation MKYRVIIEQDEDGMFVAEAPSLPGCISQGTTRQEALANIHEAIQAYLESLEKHNDPAP, from the coding sequence ATGAAATACCGTGTTATCATCGAGCAGGATGAGGACGGCATGTTCGTCGCGGAAGCGCCATCGCTGCCAGGTTGTATTTCACAAGGAACAACACGCCAGGAAGCGCTTGCGAATATTCATGAAGCGATTCAGGCTTATCTCGAGAGCTTGGAAAAGCATAATGACCCCGCGCCTTGA